One genomic window of Oncorhynchus kisutch isolate 150728-3 linkage group LG24, Okis_V2, whole genome shotgun sequence includes the following:
- the amigo1 gene encoding amphoterin-induced protein 1 translates to MLPPHRADALPEPSPSASPSASPSPSPSPSPSPSPSPSPSLRRVQVQWALYLSLALLWYPSGAVASTLNCHKTCICASNIVSCSKMNLTTVPTGLPLYTAVLDLSYNDVSRLRAEWTTVKLTKLHNLLLSHNGLHFLSSEAFVYVKHLRYLDLSSNDLRQLDEFIFEPLGQLEVLLLYNNRISQIDRSAFQGLHSLQKLYLSQNMISRFPLELVKDKTRLEKLRLMDISSNRIKVPPIEELQVLPAWIKNGLYFHNNPLICDCSLYSLLAHWHIRRLNSALDFKDEYSCYLPGSQKSRVGVFDLNRDYMNCSTFYEADEEAWLEQTLILRCDTKHRDLSKTWVMPGDVVVTEGLNQTAKVLPDGSLQIGPVKSEDSGTYTCYAVSEALNETLYVLLKVHNFTENGNGEALNTAYTTLVGCLTSVVLVLIYLYLTPCRCFCCPKKNHEDSIHSSMLSATPSHEDLVNNTDPRHVAFIDPKELGQGLNGKVNPNDGEGDQGEMDVEGGLLGKGRRKKSVAESISSVFSDTPIVV, encoded by the exons ATGTTGCCTCCACACAGAGCAGACGCCCTGCCAGAGCCCTCTCCATCTGCCTCtccatctgcctctccctctccctctccctctccctctccctctccctctccctctccctctcccagcctgAGGAGGGTCCAGGTTCAATGGGCCTTGTACCTCTCCCTGGCCCTCCTCTGGTACCCGTCTGGGGCGGTAGCCTCAACCCTCAACTGCCACAAGACCTGCATCTGTGCCAGTAATATCGTGAGCTGTTCCAAGATGAACCTGACTACAGTGCCCACTGGCCTGCCTCTCTACACGGCCGTCCTGGACCTCAGCTACAACGACGTCTCCCGGCTGAGGGCTGAGTGGACCACGGTGAAACTCACCAAACTCCACAACCTCCTACTCAGTCACAACGGccttcacttcctctcctccGAGGCCTTTGTCTACGTCAAACACCTGCGCTACCTGGACCTGTCCTCCAACGACCTGCGACAGCTGGACGAGTTCATCTTCGAACCGTTGGGGCAgctggag GTGCTGTTGCTGTACAACAACCGTATATCTCAGATTGACCGCTCAGCCTTCCAGGGTCTCCACAGCCTGCAGAAACTCTACCTGTCCCAGAACATGATCTCACGCTTCCCCCTGGAACTGGTCAAGGACAAGACCCGCCTGGAGAAACTCCGCCTGATGGACATCTCCTCCAACAGGATCAAG GTTCCACCCATTGAGGAGCTGCAGGTGCTGCCTGCCTGGATAAAGAACGGCCTCTACTTCCACAACAACCCTCTGATCTGTGACTGTAGCCTATATAGTCTCCTGGCCCACTGGCACATCCGCCGGCTCAACTCAGCCCTGGACTTTAAAGATGAGTACAGCTGCTATCTCCCCGGGTCCCAGAAAAGCAGGGTGGGGGTCTTCGACCTGAACAGAGACTACATGAACTGTAGTACGTTCTACGAGGCGGACGAGGAAGCTTGGCTGGAACAGACGCTGATCTTGCGCTGTGATACTAAACACAGAGATCTGTCTAAGACCTGGGTGATGCCTGGTGATGTAGTGGTGACGGAAGGCCTTAATCAGACAGCCAAGGTGCTTCCTGACGGTAGTCTCCAGATCGGCCCGGTGAAGTCGGAGGACTCGGGGACGTACACATGCTACGCTGTGAGCGAAGCCCTCAATGAGACGCTCTACGTGCTGCTCAAG GTGCATAACTTCACGGAGAACGGCAACGGCGAAGCCCTGAACACGGCCTACACCACCCTGGTGGGCTGCCTGACCAGCGTGGTCCTAGTGCTCATCTACCTGTACCTGACCCCCTGCCGATGCTTCTGCTGCCCCAAGAAGAACCACGAGGACTCCATCCACTCCTCCATGCTCAGCGCCACACCCAGCCATGAGGACCTGGTCAACAACACTGACCCAAGGCACGTGGCCTTCATCGACCCCAAGGAGCTGGGACAGGGGCTGAACGGGAAGGTGAACCCCAACGATGGGGAGGGGgaccagggagagatggatgtggagggagggttactggggaagggaaggaggaagaaGTCTGTGGCTGAGTCTATTAGTTCTGTCTTCTCTGACACCCCCATAGTGGTCTGA